One region of Flavobacterium sp. KACC 22763 genomic DNA includes:
- a CDS encoding CoA transferase subunit B, translated as MALSKEDIAKRIAKEVKDRYFVNLGIGIPTLVANYVREDIAVEFQSENGVLGMGPFPFEGEEDADIINAGKQTITTLPGASFFDSAFSFGMIRSQKVDLTILGAMEVSENGDIANWKIPGKMVKGMGGAMDLVASAENIIVAMMHVNKAGESKILKRCTLPLTGVECVKKVVTELAVLEVTEKGFKLLERAPGVSVEHIIASTEADLIIEGEIPEMVF; from the coding sequence ATGGCACTTAGTAAAGAAGATATAGCAAAGCGAATTGCAAAAGAGGTAAAAGACCGTTATTTCGTGAATCTAGGTATTGGGATTCCAACTTTGGTAGCGAATTATGTTCGAGAAGATATTGCAGTAGAATTTCAAAGTGAAAATGGAGTTCTTGGAATGGGGCCTTTTCCTTTTGAAGGAGAAGAAGATGCTGATATTATTAATGCGGGAAAACAAACCATTACGACACTTCCGGGAGCAAGTTTCTTTGATTCGGCTTTCAGTTTCGGAATGATCAGAAGCCAGAAAGTAGATTTGACGATTCTAGGAGCAATGGAGGTTTCTGAAAACGGAGACATCGCCAACTGGAAAATTCCAGGCAAAATGGTAAAAGGAATGGGAGGCGCAATGGATTTGGTAGCTTCTGCCGAAAATATCATTGTTGCCATGATGCATGTAAACAAAGCCGGTGAGTCAAAAATCTTAAAAAGATGTACTTTGCCATTAACGGGCGTAGAATGCGTTAAAAAGGTTGTAACTGAGCTTGCAGTTCTGGAAGTAACAGAAAAAGGTTTTAAGCTCTTAGAACGCGCGCCAGGTGTCTCAGTCGAGCACATCATCGCTTCAACTGAAGCTGATTTGATTATTGAAGGTGAAATTCCTGAGATGGTTTTTTAA